Proteins encoded in a region of the Triticum dicoccoides isolate Atlit2015 ecotype Zavitan chromosome 3A, WEW_v2.0, whole genome shotgun sequence genome:
- the LOC119266558 gene encoding MADS-box transcription factor 34-like, with translation MVGRAAAPKRRAGNGRTKIAIRRIEKKRARQVCFAKRRQGLFNKANELAVMCGAQVAAVTFSDGGKAFSFGHPSAEAVVDRFLAGGGALVQGAAADDDELKKLHQLHGELRTRLKEVKARKGRVVEAMAKERAAGDQFAVWLDPELGDIGEEELMAFAAELMVARAAVSDRAYQVLLEAQNVSRMLQAPPPPQQQLFGCSTFEFGGSSSGNAGMGMQQMQMVMPSTQGFAVGMHMHQMSMAMPPPPGLAYGVDLQQMHMSVPPSPVFGAGTEMQRMIMAMQPQPVFAADTEMQQAAMAMPPPPEFPVGMAMPPPPGVAAGMKMVQQGPGMNMGFPY, from the coding sequence ATGGTCGGGCGAGCGGCGGCGCCAAAGCGGAGGGCCGGCAATGGGCGGACGAAGATCGCCATCCGGCGGATCGAGAAGAAGCGCGCCCGACAGGTATGCTTCGCCAAGCGCCGGCAGGGCCTGTTTAACAAGGCCAACGAGCTGGCGGTGATGTGCGGCGCCCAGGTGGCCGCCGTCACCTTCTCGGACGGCGGAAAGGCCTTCTCCTTTGGGCACCCCTCCGCCGAggccgtcgtcgaccgcttcctGGCGGGGGGAGGCGCGTTGGTCCAgggcgccgccgccgacgacgacgagCTGAAGAAGCTGCACCAGCTGCACGGCGAGCTGCGTACGCGGTTGAAGGAGGTGAAGGCGCGGAAAGGGCGCGTGGTGGAGGCCATGGCAAAGGAGCGCGCCGCGGGGGATCAATTTGCGGTGTGGCTCGACCCCGAGTTGGGCGACATTGGGGAGGAGGAGCTGATGGCCTTCGCCGCCGAGCTGATGGTGGCGCGGGCCGCCGTCTCGGACCGCGCATACCAGGTGCTCTTGGAGGCGCAGAACGTCAGCCGCATGCTGCAGGCGCCCCCGCCGCCACAGCAGCAGCTCTTCGGTTGTAGCACCTTTGAgtttggtggcagcagcagtggcaaCGCCGGGATGGGGATGCAACAGATGCAGATGGTGATGCCTTCGACGCAGGGGTTCGCCGTCGGGATGCATATGCACCAGATGTCAATGGCAATGCCTCCGCCGCCGGGCTTGGCCTACGGGGTGGATTTGCAGCAGATGCATATGTCGGTTCCTCCATCGCCCGTTTTTGGCGCCGGGACGGAGATGCAGCGGATGATTATGGCGATGCAGCCGCAACCGGTGTTCGCTGCCGACACGGAGATGCAGCAGGCGGCTATGgcgatgccgccgccgccggagtttccTGTTGGGATGGCGATGCCTCCGCCGCCGGGGGTCGCCGCCGGGATGAAGATGGTGCAGCAGGGGCCCGGGATGAACATGGGCTTCCCCTACTGA